The genomic segment AATTCAAACCGGAATTGTCAATTTGATGAACTCGCGACAAGCAGGCGAGTGGACGATGCTTGTGAAGCTGTCAGGGCAGAGTGGCCCTTCCACTACAGTCCGGCGATTTTCAAAAAATTCTTGAGCAGCTCGATCCCGCCTTCTGTCAAAAAACTTTCTGGATGAAATTGGACTCCGTGAATCGGATACTCGCGGTGACGCAGGCCCATGATCTCGCGGGCGTGGCCCGGGAAGTCGGCCCACGCGGTGACTTCCAGTTCGGGGCTAAGCGTTGCTTCAGGGACGTACAAGCTGTGATAGCGTGTCGCGGTGAACGGGTTCGGCAGGCCGGCAAAGACTCCGGTTCCCGTGTGATGGATGGGGGATGTCTTGCCGTGCATCAGACGCTCGGCGCGGACCACGGGTGAGTGGAACACTTCGGCCATCGATTGGTGGCCGAGGCAAACGCCCAGCGTTGGGATCTTCGGTCCCAACTGCCGGATCAACTCCATCGAAATGCCCGCTTCATGCGGCGTGCATGGGCCGGGCGAAACTACGATTCCTTGTGGTTGCAGCGCTGCGATCTCGTCGATCGTGATCTGATCGTTGCGTGCGACGCGAACTTCCAGCTTCGAATCGATTTCGCCGAAACGTTGGACCAGGTTGTAAGTAAACGAATCGTAGTTATCGAGAATGAATAGCATTTGATTTCGAGGTTTGCGGTACGGTTCGCGCGAGGAAAATGTGTGAATTCATCTGACGTTCGCTGTCGAGCATGTCAGAATCGAGTTTCGGTTTCGGCGTACGAAACCGGCAGCTCTTTGATTCTCGCCAGTTTCCACCGCAGATCGGGGGAAGTAAACTGAGTTTGTCAATTTTATTCGTGTTGCGGGCGGTCGTGGGCGAGCGGATGGTTCGAACGGAATCCGATCGCTGCCGCCAATCCGCGAATTGGTAGGGATGGTGAATCCCACGAACGGCCTGTTTGACGCCTCAATTTCAGAGACCCAACGAAAGTATCCGTAATGTCGATGTCGGTTTCTCGTCGAACATTTTTTGCAGCAACAGCGGCCACAGTGGCCGCGAATTCGCTCGTCGTGCCAAAGGTTGCTCCTGCGGCAGAAAACCATGTGCAGCCATTCCGATACTGCCTCAATACCAGCACCATTCGCGAATGTTCATACCAGGGAAAAAAGATCGACATTGTCAGCGGTATCGAAGTCACCTCCAAAGCGGGTTACACGGGGATCGAACCGTGGATTGGTGAATTGGACACGTATGTCAAAGGGGGAGGTTCGCTGTCGGATTTGCGTAAGCGGATTTCTGATGCCGGACTGACCGTCGAAAGTGCGATTGGGTTCGCCGCTTTTTTGCATGAGGATGAAAATGAGCGGAAGAAGGGGTTGGAAGAAGCCAAACGCTGTATGGGGCTGGTGAGAGAAATCGGCGGGACTCGAATCGCGGCGCCTCCAGTGGGCGTGACCGACAAGACAGGGCTTGATCCCTTCAAGCTGGCGGAACGCTATCGGGCCTTGTGCGAAGTCGGCCAGGCGGAAGGTGTGCTGCCGCAGCTCGAACTGTGGGGATTCGCCAAGACGCTGCACCGGATGGGCGAAGTGGCTTTCATCGGGGTTGAGGCGGCTCATCCCGCCGCCTGTTGCCTGCTCGACATCTACCACATTTATAAAGGTGGCTCAGACTTCGAAGGGCTGGGGATGTTTGCTTCGTCTCGAATGCACAACTTTCACGTCAACGATTATCCAGGAGACCCGCCGCGCGACACGATCAACGATTCACAACGCGTCTATCCCGGTGACGGCGTCGCACCTTTGGGGCAGATTTTCCGCACGCTGCGTGACAACGGCTATCGCGGAGTGCTCTCACTCGAACTCTTCAATCGCACATACTGGCAACAGGACGCGTTCCAAGTGGCCAAGACCGGTCTCGAAAAAACTCAGGCGGCGGTTGCCAAGGCTCTTGGATAACCGTCTTGGTATTTCTCTGTGTCTCCCCCACCACCAGTGTGGTCCCGAAGTACGCGTCGCGTCCATGTGGGTCCAGCGGGAGTTGGGGAGACACAGAGGCACGGAGACACAGAGGGTCGGATCAATACGAATGGGATGGTGGTTGTGACGAAACGGTTTCGGGTAGCGAGTGTTGGTGATGTGCCGGTGGGGGAAGGGCGCGAGTTCGTGGTGGGTGGGCGAATTGTGGCTCTTTTCAATGTTGAAGGTGCGTTCCATGCGATGGATGGGATCTGCCCTCACGCGGGCGGACCGCTTGCGAAGGGAGCCCTATCCCAGAATGTTGTGACCTGTCCCTGGCACGGATGGCAGTTCGATGTGACCACGGGCCGCCATTGTTTGAATGCTCAGCTACAGCATCCTCGATTTCCAGTGACCATCGAAGGTCGTGAACTCTGGATCGAATTGCCGTCGGAATAAGATTTGCGTTCGATTGTCCAAGACCTGGAATTCTCAGTCGCGACGTATGGTACCTCGATAACATTGAAGAAGTCGTCGCAATTTCACAATCAGGCTACGGGAGGCCTTTCATGGCGAGTTCAAATTCACAGCTCGATCAATTGAAGACAATGACGGTGGTCGTGGCAGATACGGGCGACTTCGAATCGATGAAGGCCTATCAGCCGCGCGACGCCACCACGAATCCGTCATTGATTCTGGCCGCGGCGTCGAAGCCCGAATACGCGCATCTCGTCGATAAGGCGGTTACCGATCGCAAACAGTCGGGCCTGACCGGACCCAAACAGATCGAAGACATCATTGATCACGTGCTGGTGAATTTCGGTCTGGAAATTCTGAAGATCGTGCCTGGTCGTGTTTCCACCGAAACGGACGCTCGTCTGTCATTCGATACCGAAGGAACGATCGCGAAAGCGAAGCAACTGATTGGACTGTACGAAGCGAATGGGATTTCCCGTGACCGCGTCCTCATTAAGATCGCCTCGACCTGGGAGGGTATTCGCGCCGCCGAGAAGCTGGAAAAAGAAGGTATTCACTGCAATCTGACTCTGTTGTTCTCGTTCCCGCAGGCGGTCGCTTGTGCCGAGGCTCGAGTGACACTGATCTCGCCGTTCGTCGGTCGAATTCTCGACTGGTACAAAGCGGCCAACAAACGTGACTATGCACCCACGGAAGATCCCGGCGTGCAGTCGGTCACGCAAATTTTCCAGTACTACAAGAAGTTCGGCTACAAAACTGAAATCATGGGCGCCAGCTTCCGAAATAAGGGGGAAATCACCGAATTGGCGGGCTGCGATTTGCTGACGATCAGTCCGGCACTGCTGGGTGAACTCGCCGCATCCACCGACCCGCTTCCCAAGAAGCTCGACGCAAACGCCGCATCGTCTGCAGACCTGAAAAAAGTTTCGTTCGACGAGAAGGGATTCCGCCTCGAACTGAACGAAGACGCCATGGCCACCGAAAAAACGGCAGAAGGCATCCGCAAGTTCGCCGCCGACATCGTCAAACTCGAGAAAATGATTTCCCCCCGCGTTCTTTAGTCCGCGTCGGGGGATGAGTTGCGAATCGGGAGGCCGCCCGCGCGTTGTGGATTTTTAGCTCGAGTGGGCTTCCTTTGTGCCGTGTTTGAGGCACGGCGACGCGTTCAATTGGAGGGCGGGATTTTCTCGTCCCCCTTTTTTTATTGACGAACTACGAACTTTTTCGTACGATCTGGAACTACGAATGACTTCGTATGACTGTTCTGATGAGAGACGTTGCTGATGTCACCCAAGCCACAAGAGTCGCCGACCGAATCTGAACTTGAGATTTTGCGTGTCCTTTGGGCGAACGGGCCCTCGACCGTCCGTGATGTGCACACGGTGCTGAGCAAGTCTCGAACGGTGGGCTACACCGGCATCTTGAAGCTGATGCAGATCATGGCGGACAAGGGGTTGGTGACACGCGATGAATCCGAGCGGTCTCACGTCTATTCCACTTCAATTCGCGAAGAACAGACACAACGCAGACTGGTGAAGGATCTGCTGACGTCAGCCTTTCATGGCTCGGCCGACAAATTGGTCATGCAGGCCTTGGCTGCCAAGAAAGTGACACCAGAAGAACTGTCTGAGATTCGGCGCATGCTCGACGAACTTGAGCAACGTTCCAAATAAACGCTCGATCACATCGCGCGGCAAAACCAGGGGGATTGTCATGGCCATGATTCCACTCGATCTGATCGTCCGTTGGTTGTCGTGGATCTTGTTGCACTTCGTCTGGCAGGGTGCTGCGATTGGAGGGCTGCTCTGGATTGCGTTGAAGGTCGTGGATCAGCGGGCGTCGAGGACTCGGTATGGGTTGGCCTGCGGGGTGCTGTTGGTCATGACCGCTTTGCCGCTGGTCACGGGATTTGTGCTGAGCGGTGACGTTCGTCCCGTGCTGAAATTGTCGAATCCGACAATGACATCAGAACGGAGTTTCCCCCTTGAGGTGCCACGTTCACCCGCCCAAGTCGCCATCCTCAATGCCGATGACGTCGTCGATCGACCGCGTCAGGCGCAAAGGGCCGAAACCCTCACCTGGCGGAAATTTTTTGACACGGCGATCCAACGTTGGTCTGGAATGTTGGTTGCGGTTTGGCTGAGTGGTGTCACGTTATTCGGGACGCGAATGATTTTGTCGCTCTACGCCGTGCGAAGATTGCGACGATCGGGCGTCGTCGTTACGGATTCACTGCTCACCAGCACGATCAGGTCGCTGACCGAGCGCCTGAAGGTCCGGGCCGGTGTGCAGTTCATGCAGACGGCGTTGGTGCGCGTCCCGCTGGTGCTAGGGTGGTTACGCCCTGTGATTTTGATTCCCGTCTCACTGACTTCGGGTCTGACCATCGAGCAGATTGAAGCGGTGCTGGCGCACGAACTGGCACACATCAAGCGTCATGACTATCTGGTCAACGTGCTGCAAAGTCTGGTCGAGACGCTGCTGTTCTATCATCCGTCGGTCTGGTGGGTCAGCCGCATGATCCGTGATGAACGTGAGCACTGTTGTGATGCGATCGCGCTTCAGGCGATTGGCGACCGACACGTCTATGCCAAAGCGCTCTTCGAACTGGCGCGCCAGGCGACTCAGCCGATGTCGTTGGCCGTCGCTGTTGACGGAGGCCGTCTGGCAGATCGGATTCGTCGCATCATGGGTTTACCTGCGGCGAAATCGGTCGTGGCAGGCCCCGTGGCGATCGTGCTGGCGGGATTGTTGCTGATGTTTTTCGTGACGGCATCCTCACTTTTCCGTTCTGCCAAGGCGACCGCTGAAGATCAGCAGGCGAAGCTGCCTGAGGCGGAGAAAAAATCGGACGATGAAAAAGAGGGGACGGCCCCTGCGATTGAGAATGTCCGAACGGTTGTGTTCGTCGTCGCCAAGCATCAGCTCTTCCACGAAGGGCAGATCGTCACCTGGGAC from the Schlesneria paludicola DSM 18645 genome contains:
- a CDS encoding sugar phosphate isomerase/epimerase family protein, whose translation is MSMSVSRRTFFAATAATVAANSLVVPKVAPAAENHVQPFRYCLNTSTIRECSYQGKKIDIVSGIEVTSKAGYTGIEPWIGELDTYVKGGGSLSDLRKRISDAGLTVESAIGFAAFLHEDENERKKGLEEAKRCMGLVREIGGTRIAAPPVGVTDKTGLDPFKLAERYRALCEVGQAEGVLPQLELWGFAKTLHRMGEVAFIGVEAAHPAACCLLDIYHIYKGGSDFEGLGMFASSRMHNFHVNDYPGDPPRDTINDSQRVYPGDGVAPLGQIFRTLRDNGYRGVLSLELFNRTYWQQDAFQVAKTGLEKTQAAVAKALG
- the tal gene encoding transaldolase encodes the protein MASSNSQLDQLKTMTVVVADTGDFESMKAYQPRDATTNPSLILAAASKPEYAHLVDKAVTDRKQSGLTGPKQIEDIIDHVLVNFGLEILKIVPGRVSTETDARLSFDTEGTIAKAKQLIGLYEANGISRDRVLIKIASTWEGIRAAEKLEKEGIHCNLTLLFSFPQAVACAEARVTLISPFVGRILDWYKAANKRDYAPTEDPGVQSVTQIFQYYKKFGYKTEIMGASFRNKGEITELAGCDLLTISPALLGELAASTDPLPKKLDANAASSADLKKVSFDEKGFRLELNEDAMATEKTAEGIRKFAADIVKLEKMISPRVL
- a CDS encoding anthranilate synthase component II, yielding MLFILDNYDSFTYNLVQRFGEIDSKLEVRVARNDQITIDEIAALQPQGIVVSPGPCTPHEAGISMELIRQLGPKIPTLGVCLGHQSMAEVFHSPVVRAERLMHGKTSPIHHTGTGVFAGLPNPFTATRYHSLYVPEATLSPELEVTAWADFPGHAREIMGLRHREYPIHGVQFHPESFLTEGGIELLKNFLKIAGL
- a CDS encoding Rieske (2Fe-2S) protein encodes the protein MVVVTKRFRVASVGDVPVGEGREFVVGGRIVALFNVEGAFHAMDGICPHAGGPLAKGALSQNVVTCPWHGWQFDVTTGRHCLNAQLQHPRFPVTIEGRELWIELPSE
- a CDS encoding BlaI/MecI/CopY family transcriptional regulator; translation: MSPKPQESPTESELEILRVLWANGPSTVRDVHTVLSKSRTVGYTGILKLMQIMADKGLVTRDESERSHVYSTSIREEQTQRRLVKDLLTSAFHGSADKLVMQALAAKKVTPEELSEIRRMLDELEQRSK